From the Streptomyces sp. Tu 2975 genome, one window contains:
- a CDS encoding lysophospholipid acyltransferase family protein, whose amino-acid sequence MFYYVLKYVLIGPLLRLLFRPRIEGLEHIPAEGAAIVAGNHLSFSDHFLMPAIIKRRITFLAKAEYFTGPGLKGRLTAAFFHSAGQIPVDRSGKEAGQAAIREGLGVLNKGELLGIYPEGTRSHDGRLYKGKVGVAVMALKAGVPVVPCAMVGTFEIQPPGQVIPKLKQVTVRFGEALDFSRYAGMENEKAAIRAVTDEIMYAILELSGQEYVDRYAAEVKAEQQEQQQDGGKPKRLPRRRA is encoded by the coding sequence GTGTTCTATTACGTGCTGAAGTACGTGCTCATCGGGCCACTGCTGCGGTTGCTCTTCCGGCCACGGATCGAAGGGCTGGAGCACATCCCCGCCGAAGGCGCGGCGATCGTCGCGGGCAATCACCTGTCGTTCTCCGACCACTTTCTGATGCCTGCGATCATCAAGCGGCGCATCACCTTCCTCGCCAAGGCGGAGTACTTCACGGGTCCCGGCCTCAAGGGCCGGCTGACCGCCGCGTTCTTCCACAGCGCCGGGCAGATCCCGGTCGACCGGTCCGGCAAGGAAGCCGGGCAGGCCGCCATCCGGGAAGGGCTCGGGGTGCTGAACAAGGGCGAGTTGCTGGGCATCTACCCCGAGGGCACGCGCTCGCACGACGGCCGGCTCTACAAGGGCAAGGTCGGTGTCGCCGTCATGGCGCTCAAGGCCGGGGTACCTGTGGTGCCTTGCGCGATGGTGGGGACGTTCGAGATCCAGCCGCCGGGACAGGTGATCCCGAAGCTCAAGCAGGTCACGGTCCGGTTCGGCGAAGCGCTGGACTTCTCGCGGTACGCCGGCATGGAGAACGAGAAGGCGGCGATCCGCGCGGTCACCGACGAGATCATGTACGCGATCCTCGAGCTCTCCGGACAGGAGTACGTCGACCGCTACGCCGCCGAGGTCAAGGCCGAACAGCAGGAGCAGCAGCAGGACGGCGGCAAGCCGAAAAGACTTCCCCGGCGCCGCGCGTGA
- a CDS encoding VOC family protein, with protein MATPGDLPAPEQGLLLTHFLTVRDVALSRRFYAEIFGGDIVLEENPAIVKVANSWIIMNPGGGPTPDKPGITLVPPEEGGTVSAFLNVRVADIASFYADALAKGARFLTHPLDRKAELRCYLRDPDGYLIEVGQATGMLKGVFADRPGGSGPPP; from the coding sequence ATGGCAACCCCTGGTGATCTCCCCGCGCCCGAGCAGGGTCTCCTCCTCACGCACTTCCTGACCGTGCGCGACGTCGCGCTCTCGCGGCGTTTCTACGCCGAGATCTTCGGCGGCGACATCGTGCTGGAGGAGAATCCGGCGATCGTGAAGGTGGCCAACAGCTGGATCATCATGAACCCGGGAGGCGGCCCCACCCCCGACAAACCCGGTATCACTCTGGTGCCGCCGGAGGAGGGCGGGACGGTGTCCGCCTTCCTGAACGTCCGCGTCGCGGACATCGCCTCCTTCTACGCCGACGCCCTGGCCAAGGGCGCCCGCTTCCTCACCCACCCCCTCGACCGCAAGGCAGAGCTGCGCTGCTACCTGCGTGATCCTGACGGCTACCTCATCGAGGTGGGGCAGGCGACCGGCATGCTGAAGGGTGTGTTCGCCGACCGGCCCGGCGGGTCGGGTCCGCCACCCTGA
- a CDS encoding GNAT family N-acetyltransferase, translated as MRDRTAAPTVRGLPAEHRYEIQVDAGIAGFTAYRDRGDQRVFYHTKIDEALSGQGLAARLVHDALEDVRAANKRIVPVCPYVKKYLEKHEGFADISDPVTPEVLQWLDSDLH; from the coding sequence ATGAGGGACCGGACCGCCGCGCCCACCGTCCGCGGTCTTCCGGCGGAGCACCGCTACGAGATCCAGGTCGACGCCGGGATCGCCGGGTTCACGGCCTACCGCGACCGCGGCGACCAGCGGGTCTTCTATCACACCAAGATCGACGAAGCGCTCTCCGGACAGGGCCTGGCCGCCCGGCTCGTGCACGACGCCCTGGAGGACGTCCGCGCCGCGAACAAGCGCATCGTGCCTGTCTGCCCGTACGTCAAGAAGTACCTGGAGAAGCACGAAGGGTTCGCGGACATCTCCGACCCTGTGACGCCCGAGGTGCTTCAGTGGCTCGACAGCGACCTCCACTGA
- a CDS encoding ChaB family protein, with protein MPGREELPSTLERSPEDAQRTWIKAHDSAVEQYGEGERAHRVAFSALKHKYEKVADHWERKEKGRKGPSDPRAATPRQQPAPSAEGVDEQATKQHLYDLAKRLDIGGRSHMTKSELLEAVQKANRSSTRRARSG; from the coding sequence ATGCCAGGACGCGAAGAGCTTCCGTCCACGTTGGAACGCTCTCCCGAGGACGCTCAGCGCACCTGGATCAAGGCACACGATTCAGCGGTCGAGCAGTACGGCGAAGGCGAGCGGGCGCACCGTGTCGCGTTCAGCGCCCTGAAGCACAAGTACGAGAAGGTCGCCGACCACTGGGAACGCAAGGAGAAGGGGCGCAAGGGCCCCTCGGACCCACGGGCCGCCACGCCCAGGCAACAGCCGGCCCCAAGCGCCGAAGGCGTCGACGAGCAGGCAACGAAGCAGCACCTGTACGACCTCGCCAAGCGGCTCGACATCGGCGGCCGCTCCCACATGACGAAGTCCGAGCTGCTCGAGGCGGTCCAGAAGGCGAACCGGTCGAGCACCCGTCGCGCCCGCTCCGGCTGA
- a CDS encoding DUF3140 domain-containing protein gives MAVSDQVSTELWDEFHTVVNMTSRELQEWLSVESAAEETEELPDQAGPPTGRKVLEILGKRRTDLTADDARVMQRVCDVVRSQRNAEMDPKAGDANWRHSLMNIGHDPLKPA, from the coding sequence ATGGCAGTGTCCGACCAGGTCAGCACGGAACTGTGGGACGAGTTCCACACAGTGGTCAACATGACCTCTCGCGAACTCCAGGAGTGGCTGAGCGTCGAATCAGCGGCGGAGGAGACCGAAGAACTCCCGGATCAGGCCGGCCCGCCCACGGGCCGTAAGGTCCTCGAGATCCTCGGCAAGCGCCGTACCGACCTCACCGCGGACGATGCACGCGTCATGCAGCGGGTCTGTGACGTCGTCCGTTCGCAGCGCAATGCCGAGATGGACCCGAAGGCGGGTGACGCCAACTGGCGGCACAGCCTGATGAACATCGGCCACGATCCGCTCAAGCCCGCGTAA
- a CDS encoding nucleoside hydrolase, whose product MPVPVIIDCDPGHDDALALMLAAGDPAVELLAITTVAGNQTLEKTTLNARRVCTVAGITGVPVAAGCARPLVQPLRVAGDVHGESGLDGPRFPEPAMEAVPEHAVDLMHQVLSRHPEPVTLVPTGPLTNVALLLTRHPDSARYIREIVLMGGSIGLGNTTPAAEFNIHVDPEAADIVFSSGVPVTMCGLDVTHQALATAEVLARLERLDTPLARLCVELLTYFGSAYRRLWGFAAPPLHDPVAVARVIDPDIVRCVEANVAVELHGRYTRGATVVDLHKYLDRPVNALVAVDLDAETFWNRMIAAVETLGRRAP is encoded by the coding sequence GTGCCCGTCCCCGTCATCATCGACTGCGATCCCGGACATGACGACGCCCTGGCCCTCATGCTCGCCGCCGGAGACCCGGCGGTCGAACTGCTGGCGATCACCACGGTCGCGGGGAACCAGACTCTGGAGAAGACGACCCTCAACGCCCGCCGCGTTTGCACCGTGGCAGGGATCACCGGCGTGCCCGTCGCGGCGGGGTGCGCGCGGCCGCTCGTCCAGCCGCTCAGGGTCGCGGGTGACGTCCACGGCGAGTCGGGGCTGGACGGGCCGCGGTTCCCGGAACCGGCGATGGAGGCGGTGCCGGAACACGCGGTGGACCTCATGCACCAGGTCCTCTCCAGGCATCCCGAGCCGGTCACCCTCGTCCCGACCGGTCCGCTGACCAATGTGGCGCTGCTGCTGACACGTCATCCGGACAGTGCCCGGTACATCCGGGAGATCGTGCTGATGGGCGGCTCCATCGGGCTCGGGAACACCACGCCGGCGGCCGAGTTCAACATCCATGTCGACCCCGAAGCCGCCGACATCGTCTTCAGCAGCGGTGTCCCGGTGACCATGTGCGGCCTCGACGTCACCCATCAGGCGCTCGCCACGGCCGAGGTGCTGGCCCGGCTGGAGCGCCTCGACACCCCACTGGCCCGCCTCTGCGTGGAGTTGTTGACGTACTTCGGTTCGGCCTACCGCCGGCTGTGGGGGTTCGCCGCGCCTCCGTTGCACGATCCGGTCGCGGTGGCACGGGTCATCGACCCGGACATCGTGCGGTGCGTCGAGGCCAACGTGGCCGTCGAGTTGCACGGGCGGTACACGCGGGGGGCGACCGTCGTGGATCTGCACAAGTACCTCGACCGGCCCGTCAATGCACTCGTCGCGGTCGACCTGGACGCCGAGACGTTCTGGAACCGGATGATCGCGGCGGTCGAGACCCTCGGCCGGCGCGCCCCGTGA
- a CDS encoding class F sortase — MALQQDPKEPAAKRSRGRRSLLWPLAAAALGIVLIYNSVGTTEDAEHAATPLISVSAAPGARPSAGPSAAPSASASTKPGLPRSEPTRLKILRIAVNAPFMPLSIGASGQLDAPPPDDSNLVGWFREGVTPGEAGTAIVAGHLDTKTGPGVFLALSSLEPGNLVDVVRKDGTTVTFSVDDVESFSKSDFPDDRVYADTADPQLRLITCGGEYDKKAKDYKENVVVFAHMVSSRKG; from the coding sequence ATGGCCCTGCAACAGGATCCGAAGGAGCCGGCTGCCAAGCGTTCTCGCGGGCGCCGCTCCCTGCTCTGGCCCCTCGCCGCTGCCGCACTCGGCATCGTGTTGATCTACAACTCCGTCGGCACGACGGAGGACGCCGAACACGCCGCGACGCCGCTGATCTCCGTGTCCGCCGCCCCCGGTGCGAGGCCCAGCGCCGGTCCCAGTGCCGCCCCCAGCGCCTCGGCCAGTACCAAGCCGGGGCTCCCGCGCTCCGAACCGACGCGCTTGAAGATCCTTCGGATCGCCGTCAACGCGCCGTTCATGCCCCTGTCCATCGGCGCGTCCGGTCAGCTCGACGCGCCCCCGCCGGACGACAGCAACCTCGTCGGCTGGTTCCGTGAGGGGGTGACACCGGGGGAGGCCGGAACGGCGATCGTCGCAGGGCACCTCGACACGAAGACCGGGCCCGGAGTCTTCTTGGCCCTCAGTTCGCTCGAACCGGGAAACCTGGTGGACGTGGTGCGGAAGGACGGTACGACCGTCACCTTCTCGGTCGACGACGTCGAAAGCTTCAGCAAGTCCGACTTCCCCGACGACCGGGTCTACGCGGACACTGCCGACCCGCAGCTGCGGCTGATCACCTGCGGAGGCGAGTACGACAAGAAGGCCAAGGACTACAAGGAGAACGTGGTCGTCTTCGCCCACATGGTCTCGTCCAGGAAGGGGTGA
- a CDS encoding PRC-barrel domain containing protein has protein sequence MAGDMWGYPETAQYVPGAQLVGYSVEASDGSIGKVDKHTEEVGRSYLVVDTGPWILGKRVLVPAGLVSQIDTGSGTVRLGCTRAEVKDSPDFESGKHENDADYIELIERHYANRHI, from the coding sequence ATGGCAGGCGACATGTGGGGCTACCCCGAGACCGCGCAGTACGTGCCCGGGGCGCAGCTCGTCGGATACTCGGTCGAGGCGTCCGACGGGTCGATCGGCAAGGTCGACAAGCACACAGAGGAAGTGGGTCGCTCCTATCTCGTCGTCGACACCGGACCGTGGATCCTCGGCAAGCGGGTCCTGGTGCCCGCCGGGCTGGTCTCGCAGATCGACACCGGGAGCGGAACCGTACGACTGGGGTGCACCAGGGCCGAGGTCAAGGACTCGCCCGACTTCGAGAGCGGCAAGCACGAGAACGACGCCGACTACATCGAGCTGATCGAGCGCCATTACGCCAACCGGCACATCTGA
- a CDS encoding DUF6381 family protein, whose protein sequence is MAEQDSHRVHAEHDRDKAERLFQQAGRTDDPEQSERLRYRAERLRARSEAELRREPGAPFDDPDEEGPQ, encoded by the coding sequence ATGGCCGAGCAGGACAGCCATCGCGTACACGCTGAGCACGACAGGGACAAGGCCGAGCGGCTGTTCCAGCAGGCCGGCCGCACCGACGACCCCGAGCAGTCGGAACGGCTCCGTTACCGGGCCGAGCGCCTGAGGGCGCGCAGTGAGGCGGAGCTGCGCCGGGAGCCCGGTGCCCCGTTCGACGACCCGGACGAGGAGGGCCCGCAGTGA
- a CDS encoding SSI family serine proteinase inhibitor: MYRSAALAAAALLTAAAAVPAAASSASPVPDRSGTVAAAEVPELIPDAAPAAKPARGLFLTLSGSENTWIRGVLLHCSPLPAGPHPEAAAACAALDAARGDLDRLSGERHPCTKQYDPVTVSATGAWRGRPTAWHKTFANACELAVATGAVFRF; the protein is encoded by the coding sequence ATGTACCGCAGCGCCGCCCTTGCCGCAGCCGCCCTACTCACCGCCGCCGCGGCCGTTCCCGCCGCGGCGTCGTCCGCTTCCCCGGTGCCCGACCGGTCCGGCACTGTCGCCGCCGCGGAGGTGCCCGAGTTGATCCCCGACGCGGCCCCGGCCGCCAAGCCGGCGCGCGGGCTGTTCCTGACCCTGTCGGGATCGGAGAACACCTGGATCCGCGGCGTGCTGCTGCACTGCAGCCCTCTGCCCGCCGGGCCCCATCCGGAGGCGGCGGCCGCGTGCGCCGCGCTGGACGCCGCACGCGGTGACCTGGACCGGCTGTCGGGGGAGCGGCACCCGTGCACCAAGCAGTACGACCCGGTGACGGTCAGTGCGACCGGCGCGTGGCGCGGCAGACCGACCGCCTGGCACAAGACCTTCGCCAACGCCTGCGAACTCGCGGTGGCGACCGGGGCCGTCTTCCGCTTCTGA
- a CDS encoding cytochrome c oxidase assembly protein, whose amino-acid sequence MDHSGHGTTMDLPPFTLGRGLEFSPDVFFLVGCLLALGLYGWGVARLRRRGDSWPVSRTVLFTVGVLSIALMMCTKLNDYGMVMFSVHMVQHMVISMLSPIVLLLGAPITLALRALPVAGRGRKGPREVLLMLLHSRYMRIVTHPVFTIPLFIASLYGLYFTPLFDFLMGSRTGHIAMMVHFLAVGLVFFWPIMGVDPGPHRPGYVMRMLELFAGMPFHAFFGIALMMATEPMIGAYRDPPTSLGIDALSDQNAAGGIAWAFSEIPSVVVLLALVFQWYRSDQRLAKRRDRAADRDGDQELAAYNAYLASLQARGN is encoded by the coding sequence ATGGATCACAGCGGGCACGGCACGACGATGGATCTGCCGCCGTTCACGCTGGGGCGGGGCCTCGAGTTCTCACCGGACGTGTTCTTCCTCGTCGGCTGCCTCCTCGCGCTCGGCCTGTACGGCTGGGGTGTCGCACGGCTGCGGCGGCGGGGCGACAGCTGGCCGGTGAGCCGGACGGTCTTGTTCACCGTCGGTGTGCTGAGCATCGCGCTGATGATGTGCACGAAGCTGAACGACTACGGCATGGTCATGTTCAGCGTGCACATGGTGCAGCACATGGTGATCAGCATGCTGTCGCCGATCGTCCTGCTGCTCGGCGCGCCGATCACGCTGGCGCTGCGGGCGCTGCCCGTCGCCGGCCGCGGCCGCAAGGGGCCGCGCGAGGTGCTGCTGATGCTGCTGCACAGCCGCTACATGCGGATCGTCACGCATCCGGTCTTCACGATCCCGCTCTTCATCGCCAGCCTGTACGGGCTGTACTTCACCCCGCTGTTCGACTTCCTGATGGGGTCGAGGACCGGGCACATCGCGATGATGGTCCACTTCCTCGCCGTCGGCCTGGTGTTCTTCTGGCCGATCATGGGCGTGGACCCGGGGCCGCACCGGCCCGGTTATGTGATGCGGATGCTGGAGCTCTTCGCCGGGATGCCCTTCCACGCCTTCTTCGGCATCGCGCTGATGATGGCGACGGAGCCGATGATCGGGGCGTACCGTGATCCGCCTACCTCGCTCGGCATCGACGCGCTCTCCGACCAGAACGCGGCGGGCGGGATCGCCTGGGCGTTCAGTGAGATCCCGTCCGTGGTGGTACTCCTCGCGCTGGTCTTCCAGTGGTACCGCTCCGACCAGCGGCTGGCCAAGCGCAGGGACCGGGCGGCGGACCGCGACGGGGACCAGGAGCTCGCGGCGTACAACGCCTATCTCGCCTCGCTCCAGGCACGCGGCAACTGA
- a CDS encoding 6-phosphofructokinase produces the protein MRIGVLTSGGDCPGLNAVIRSVVHRAVVDHGDEVIGFHDGWKGLLECDYRKLDLDAVGGILARGGTILGSSRVQPAHLRDGVERAKGHVADLGLDAIIPIGGEGTLKAARLLSEGGLPIVGVPKTIDNDISSTDVTFGFDTAVGVATEALDRLKTTAESHQRVLIVEVMGRHTGWIALHSGMAAGAHAIVVPERPFDIEELTKRVGARFEAGKRFAIVVVAEGAKPREGSMPWDEGGKDIYGHQRFAGVARQLSVELEERLGKEARPVILGHVQRGGTPTAYDRVLATRFGWHAVEAAHRGEFGMMTALRGTDITMVPLAEATETLKTVPVERYEEAETVL, from the coding sequence ATGCGCATTGGTGTGCTCACCTCCGGCGGCGACTGCCCCGGTCTGAACGCCGTCATCCGTTCCGTCGTGCACCGTGCCGTCGTCGACCACGGCGACGAGGTCATCGGCTTCCACGACGGCTGGAAGGGCCTCCTGGAGTGCGACTACCGCAAGCTCGACCTGGACGCGGTGGGCGGCATCCTGGCCCGTGGCGGCACGATTCTCGGCTCCTCCCGGGTCCAGCCCGCGCATCTGCGCGACGGCGTGGAGAGGGCCAAGGGGCATGTGGCCGATCTGGGCCTCGACGCGATCATCCCGATCGGCGGTGAGGGCACCCTCAAGGCGGCGCGCCTGCTGTCCGAAGGTGGTCTGCCGATCGTGGGCGTGCCCAAGACGATCGACAACGACATCTCCTCCACCGACGTCACCTTCGGCTTCGACACGGCCGTCGGCGTCGCCACGGAGGCGCTCGACCGCCTGAAGACCACCGCCGAGTCGCACCAGCGTGTCCTCATCGTCGAGGTCATGGGCCGGCACACCGGCTGGATCGCTCTGCACTCCGGCATGGCGGCCGGTGCGCACGCGATCGTGGTGCCGGAGCGCCCCTTCGACATCGAAGAGCTGACCAAGCGGGTCGGTGCGCGCTTCGAGGCGGGCAAGCGGTTCGCCATCGTGGTGGTCGCGGAGGGCGCGAAGCCCCGCGAGGGCTCGATGCCGTGGGACGAGGGCGGCAAGGACATCTACGGCCACCAGCGGTTCGCCGGGGTGGCCCGTCAGCTCTCCGTCGAGCTGGAGGAGCGGCTCGGCAAGGAGGCCCGTCCGGTGATCCTCGGCCACGTCCAGCGCGGCGGCACCCCCACCGCCTACGACCGCGTCCTCGCGACGAGGTTCGGCTGGCACGCGGTGGAGGCGGCGCACCGCGGCGAGTTCGGCATGATGACGGCGCTGCGCGGCACGGACATCACGATGGTGCCCCTGGCGGAGGCCACCGAGACCCTGAAGACGGTGCCCGTGGAGCGGTACGAAGAGGCCGAGACCGTCCTCTGA
- a CDS encoding glutamine amidotransferase — protein MSDSSLRLVWVYPDLLSTYGDQGNALVVERRARQRGLDVMRIDVRSDQPVPTSGDIYLIGGGEDRPQRLAAERLRRDGGLSRAASNGAIIFSVCAGYQILGHEFINDLGEREPGLGLIDVVSTRGEGERCVGDVLADIDPQLGLPQLTGFENHQGITHLGPTARPFARTVLGRGNGTGDGTEGAYNDTVFGTYMHGPVMARNPQIADLLLKLALDVNALPPTDDRWYEALRAERIAAATQPA, from the coding sequence ATGAGTGACAGCAGCCTGCGTCTGGTGTGGGTCTACCCGGATCTGCTCAGCACCTACGGCGACCAGGGCAACGCCCTCGTGGTGGAACGCCGGGCCCGGCAGCGCGGTCTCGACGTGATGCGCATCGACGTACGCAGCGACCAGCCGGTGCCCACCTCCGGCGACATCTATCTGATCGGCGGCGGTGAGGACCGTCCGCAGCGGCTGGCGGCCGAGCGGCTGCGCCGCGACGGCGGCCTGAGCCGCGCTGCGTCGAACGGCGCGATCATCTTCTCGGTCTGCGCCGGCTACCAGATCCTCGGCCACGAGTTCATCAACGACCTCGGCGAGCGGGAGCCGGGCCTCGGTCTGATCGACGTGGTGTCCACCCGCGGTGAGGGTGAGCGCTGTGTCGGCGACGTACTGGCGGACATCGATCCGCAGTTGGGCCTGCCGCAGCTGACCGGCTTCGAGAACCACCAGGGCATCACGCATCTCGGCCCGACGGCGCGCCCGTTCGCCCGGACCGTGCTCGGCCGGGGCAACGGCACCGGCGACGGCACGGAGGGGGCGTACAACGACACCGTCTTCGGCACGTACATGCACGGTCCGGTGATGGCCCGCAACCCGCAGATCGCGGACCTGCTGCTGAAGCTGGCCCTCGATGTGAACGCCCTTCCGCCCACCGACGACCGTTGGTACGAGGCGCTGCGCGCGGAGCGGATCGCGGCCGCGACCCAGCCCGCCTGA
- a CDS encoding MurT ligase domain-containing protein, whose amino-acid sequence MSGNSEPLTPRAKLAVTAGKAAAAVSRAAGRGSGSVIGGRVALKLDPDLLGRLAQHLDVVLVSATNGKTTTTRLIAEALGASGPVVSNALGANMPAGITSALAGGSDARFGVIEVDEKYLAGVARDVTPKAIALLNLSRDQLDRAAETRMLAEKWREGLAGSKAMVIANADDPLVVWAASSSPNVVWVAAGQEWKDDAWSCPSCGGVMQRPGDDWFCGECGFRRPAPSWVLSGDHVIDPHGSAWPIHLQLPGRANKANAATSAAVAACFGVPPQVALERMYQVQAVAGRYDVVSFLGRDVRLLLAKNPAGWLETFSLIDPPPTPVILSVNARGADGTDTSWLWDVDYTRLAGHPIFVIGDRRLDLAVRLEVAGLDFRVCASVDEAVQSAPPGRIELIANYTAFQDVRRRVGN is encoded by the coding sequence ATGTCAGGCAACTCGGAGCCCCTGACGCCGCGAGCCAAGCTGGCCGTGACGGCGGGCAAGGCCGCAGCAGCGGTGTCCCGCGCCGCCGGGCGCGGCAGCGGATCGGTGATCGGCGGCCGGGTGGCGCTCAAGCTCGACCCCGATCTGCTGGGGAGGCTGGCGCAGCACCTGGACGTGGTCCTCGTTTCTGCGACCAACGGCAAGACCACGACCACGAGGCTGATCGCGGAGGCGCTGGGGGCCAGTGGCCCCGTCGTCTCCAACGCGCTCGGCGCCAACATGCCGGCGGGTATCACCTCGGCGCTGGCGGGCGGCTCGGACGCCCGCTTCGGTGTGATCGAGGTCGACGAGAAGTACCTCGCCGGCGTGGCGAGGGATGTGACGCCCAAGGCCATCGCGCTGCTGAACCTGTCGCGTGACCAGCTGGACCGCGCGGCGGAGACCAGGATGCTGGCCGAGAAGTGGCGTGAGGGTCTTGCCGGTTCGAAGGCCATGGTCATCGCCAACGCCGACGACCCGCTGGTCGTGTGGGCGGCCTCCTCCTCCCCCAATGTCGTCTGGGTCGCCGCCGGCCAGGAGTGGAAGGACGACGCCTGGTCGTGCCCGTCCTGCGGCGGTGTGATGCAGCGCCCCGGCGACGACTGGTTCTGCGGCGAGTGCGGTTTCCGCCGTCCGGCGCCGAGCTGGGTGCTCAGCGGCGACCATGTCATCGACCCGCACGGCTCCGCCTGGCCGATCCACCTCCAGCTGCCCGGCCGCGCGAACAAGGCCAACGCCGCCACCTCCGCCGCCGTCGCCGCCTGCTTCGGTGTGCCGCCGCAGGTGGCCCTGGAGCGCATGTACCAGGTGCAGGCCGTGGCCGGCCGGTACGACGTCGTCTCCTTCCTCGGCCGTGACGTCCGGCTGCTGCTGGCGAAGAACCCGGCCGGCTGGCTCGAGACGTTCTCGCTGATCGACCCGCCGCCGACCCCGGTGATCCTCTCCGTCAACGCCCGCGGCGCGGACGGCACGGACACCTCCTGGCTGTGGGACGTCGACTACACCCGTCTCGCCGGCCACCCGATCTTCGTGATCGGTGACCGCAGGCTGGACCTCGCGGTGCGGCTGGAAGTGGCGGGCCTGGACTTCCGGGTGTGCGCGTCGGTCGACGAGGCGGTGCAGAGCGCCCCGCCCGGCAGGATCGAACTGATCGCCAACTACACAGCCTTCCAGGACGTACGCCGTCGTGTGGGCAACTGA
- the def gene encoding peptide deformylase gives MRNRLIPGSTGRVRPMSLLADPVLHTPCETVTDFGPGLKELVEDLFATMYAAQGVGLAANQVGVASRVFVYDCPDDEDVRHLGHIVNPRLVEADGVTVRGPEGCLSLPGLEAGTERFDRAVVEGVTWEGEPVRVEGTGFFARCLQHECDHLEGLVYADRLSPWRRARLARAVRKASWGTPERVGLVRRA, from the coding sequence ATGCGAAACCGGCTGATCCCCGGCAGTACCGGACGCGTCAGGCCCATGAGCCTGCTCGCGGATCCGGTCCTGCACACGCCCTGCGAGACCGTGACCGACTTCGGCCCCGGCCTGAAGGAACTCGTCGAGGACCTTTTCGCGACGATGTACGCGGCCCAGGGTGTCGGCCTCGCCGCGAACCAGGTCGGTGTCGCGTCGAGGGTCTTCGTGTACGACTGCCCCGACGACGAGGACGTCCGCCACCTCGGGCACATCGTCAACCCCCGCCTCGTGGAGGCGGACGGCGTCACGGTCCGTGGCCCGGAAGGCTGTCTCTCGCTGCCCGGCCTGGAGGCCGGCACGGAACGCTTCGACCGCGCGGTGGTCGAGGGCGTGACCTGGGAGGGGGAGCCGGTGCGGGTGGAGGGGACCGGGTTTTTCGCACGCTGCCTGCAGCACGAGTGCGACCACCTGGAGGGGCTGGTGTACGCGGACCGGCTCTCGCCGTGGCGGCGGGCGCGGCTGGCGAGGGCGGTACGGAAGGCGTCCTGGGGGACGCCGGAGCGGGTGGGGTTGGTGCGGAGGGCGTAG
- a CDS encoding TetR family transcriptional regulator — METTQHQRSADQRRRELLEAADRVVLRDGPHASMNAIAAEAGITKPILYRHFGDKGGLYRALAKRHTDALLRALQVAVDADVDRRERVAGTLDTYLAAIEARPQVYRFLMHPAEDTQPSEAGFDVGRHSAPLLRRLGEELGTVIADRVDLGPGGDLVARVWGHGIVGMMHAAGDWWLGERPCSRAELVASLTDLLCGRLFQVQDRADGPGF; from the coding sequence ATGGAGACCACACAACACCAGCGGTCGGCCGACCAGCGGCGCCGGGAACTCCTCGAGGCCGCCGACCGGGTGGTGCTCCGGGACGGGCCCCACGCCTCCATGAACGCCATCGCCGCCGAGGCGGGCATCACCAAGCCCATCCTCTACCGGCACTTCGGTGACAAGGGCGGCCTCTACCGCGCCCTGGCCAAGCGCCACACCGACGCACTGCTGCGAGCGCTTCAGGTGGCCGTGGACGCGGACGTCGACCGCAGGGAACGGGTCGCCGGCACGCTGGACACGTACCTCGCCGCCATCGAGGCACGGCCCCAGGTGTACCGCTTCCTGATGCACCCGGCTGAGGACACCCAGCCCTCGGAAGCCGGCTTCGACGTGGGCCGCCACTCGGCGCCACTGCTGCGGCGCCTCGGCGAGGAGCTCGGCACGGTCATCGCCGACCGGGTCGACCTGGGCCCCGGCGGAGACCTGGTGGCGCGGGTGTGGGGCCACGGCATCGTCGGCATGATGCATGCGGCGGGCGACTGGTGGCTGGGCGAACGCCCGTGCTCAAGGGCGGAGTTGGTCGCCAGCCTGACGGACCTTCTGTGTGGCCGCCTCTTCCAGGTCCAGGACCGCGCGGACGGCCCTGGCTTCTGA